Proteins from a single region of Syntrophales bacterium:
- a CDS encoding ABC transporter permease gives MRQRQTVIRPRTGWFDLRLAELWNYRDLVFLFVRRDFVSAYKQTILGPLWYLIQPVLTTIVFTIVFGKIARIPTDGIPPFLFYMAGYIAWAYFAECLTMTSNTFVTNAHIFGKVYFPRLVVPLATVITNMMKFAVQFCLFLIFYAYFLLSGASVHPTIWIAVLPVLILEMALLGMGFGIVISSLTTRYRDLAFLVAFGVQLWMYATPVVYPLSQIPGKYHLFFMLNPMTAVVETFRAAFLGSGGVNSTFMAASWVITLLVLFVGIILFSRIEKTFMDTV, from the coding sequence ACTACCGGGACCTGGTGTTCCTGTTCGTGAGGCGTGATTTCGTGTCAGCCTACAAGCAGACGATCCTTGGACCGCTGTGGTACCTGATCCAGCCGGTCCTGACGACGATCGTCTTCACCATTGTCTTCGGCAAGATCGCCAGGATTCCGACGGACGGGATCCCTCCGTTCCTGTTTTACATGGCCGGATACATCGCCTGGGCCTATTTCGCCGAGTGCCTCACCATGACGTCCAATACCTTTGTCACGAACGCCCACATTTTCGGAAAGGTGTATTTCCCACGCCTGGTGGTCCCGCTTGCCACGGTGATCACAAACATGATGAAATTCGCCGTTCAGTTCTGCCTGTTCCTGATTTTTTACGCATATTTCCTGCTGTCCGGCGCGTCCGTCCATCCCACCATCTGGATCGCGGTCCTTCCGGTCCTGATCCTCGAGATGGCCCTTCTGGGCATGGGATTCGGGATCGTCATTTCCTCCCTGACGACCCGTTACCGGGACCTGGCATTCCTGGTGGCCTTCGGCGTGCAGCTCTGGATGTATGCAACCCCGGTCGTCTATCCCCTGTCCCAGATTCCCGGGAAGTATCACCTGTTCTTTATGCTCAATCCCATGACGGCGGTGGTCGAGACTTTCCGCGCCGCCTTTCTCGGGTCGGGCGGCGTGAATTCAACGTTCATGGCTGCGAGTTGGGTGATTACCCTGCTGGTTCTGTTTGTGGGGATCATCCTGTTCAGCAGAATCGAAAAAACCTTCATGGACACGGTCTGA
- a CDS encoding polysaccharide ABC transporter ATP-binding protein — MGSRAVQIDDLWKQYRLGVIGHGALYRDLQSWWARKRGKEDPNTPVGFRQADPVSGGDRFWALREIGLEIEHGETVGIIGKNGAGKSTLLKVLSRVTAPTRGEVRLNGRIASLLEVGTGFHPELTGRENIYLNGAILGMRKMEIDRKFDEIVDFSGVETFIDTPVKRYSSGMYVRLAFAVAAHLEPEILLVDEVLAVGDAEFQKKCLGKMGEVAREGRTVLFVSHNMAAVRNLCARSILLEDGRIAADGPSEDTVNRYLRTKTIEKAVADATEIDARMEGVILRNNPHIRFASIGLYDNKGQARKSFYSDEPIRIRTTFHCLLPVLDLKIMIEVTDNQDNSLIVSQQTDTVGLTKASERLEPGVYEANCTLPPNLFGSRSFYISVHLQCPKTEHLVATKILEFDVQFQGYNGSFNPGGSSLRPQLAWQLQNLTGKGGVDHAE; from the coding sequence ATGGGAAGCCGGGCTGTTCAGATCGATGACCTCTGGAAGCAGTACCGCCTCGGCGTGATCGGTCACGGTGCCCTCTACCGGGACCTCCAGAGCTGGTGGGCACGAAAGCGGGGCAAGGAAGATCCCAATACCCCCGTCGGGTTCCGGCAGGCGGATCCGGTGTCGGGAGGGGACCGATTCTGGGCCCTCCGGGAGATCGGCTTGGAGATCGAGCATGGAGAGACTGTCGGAATCATAGGGAAAAACGGGGCAGGGAAGTCAACGCTGCTGAAGGTCCTCTCCCGGGTGACGGCCCCGACACGGGGTGAAGTCCGGCTCAACGGGAGGATTGCCAGCCTGCTGGAAGTCGGGACGGGATTCCACCCGGAGTTGACGGGGCGGGAAAACATCTACCTCAACGGGGCCATCCTGGGCATGCGGAAGATGGAGATCGACCGGAAATTCGACGAAATCGTGGATTTTTCCGGGGTCGAAACCTTTATCGACACGCCGGTGAAGCGCTATTCCAGCGGCATGTACGTCCGCCTGGCTTTTGCGGTGGCGGCCCACCTGGAGCCGGAGATTCTGCTCGTCGACGAGGTCCTGGCGGTGGGCGATGCGGAGTTCCAGAAGAAATGCCTCGGCAAGATGGGAGAGGTGGCCCGGGAAGGCCGGACGGTCCTCTTCGTCAGCCACAACATGGCGGCGGTGCGCAACCTCTGCGCCCGGTCGATCCTGCTGGAAGACGGGAGGATTGCAGCAGACGGGCCGTCGGAAGACACGGTCAACCGATACCTTCGAACAAAGACCATCGAGAAGGCCGTGGCCGATGCAACAGAAATCGATGCCCGTATGGAGGGCGTCATCCTGCGGAACAATCCCCATATCCGTTTTGCTTCGATCGGGCTCTATGATAATAAAGGACAAGCCAGGAAATCATTCTACTCGGACGAACCCATCCGGATCCGGACAACGTTCCACTGCCTGCTCCCCGTCCTTGATTTGAAGATCATGATCGAAGTAACGGATAATCAGGACAATAGCCTCATCGTCAGCCAACAGACCGACACGGTCGGACTGACAAAAGCCAGCGAAAGGCTTGAACCGGGGGTCTACGAGGCGAACTGCACGCTGCCTCCCAATCTGTTTGGCAGCAGGTCGTTCTATATATCGGTTCATCTGCAATGTCCGAAGACGGAGCACCTGGTAGCGACAAAAATCCTCGAGTTCGACGTGCAGTTTCAAGGCTACAATGGTTCTTTCAATCCGGGCGGATCGAGTCTCCGCCCACAATTGGCTTGGCAGCTTCAAAACCTTACGGGAAAGGGTGGCGTCGATCATGCTGAATGA
- the pseB gene encoding UDP-N-acetylglucosamine 4,6-dehydratase (inverting) — translation MLNDKTILITGGTGSFGRKCVEVIVGKYKPRRLIVFSRDELKQYEMAQVFSDREYPFIRYFIGDVRDKERLCRAFHGVDYVIHAAALKHVPVAEYNPFEAIKTNVIGAQNVMNVAIDQGVRKIIALSTDKAANPINLYGATKLCSDKLFIAGNAYVGHDKTAFSIVRYGNVVGSRGSVIPLFLSFRDKGLLPITDPRMTRFWITLEKGVEFVLSCLDRMVGGETFVPKLPSMNIMDLVKAIAPDCPVKIIGIRPGEKLHEVMIPRDDARKTLEFEDHYIIQPDFRFWSRRFNATEGKAVAEDFEYNSADNPWKLSIEEMQEMVKTL, via the coding sequence ATGCTGAATGATAAAACGATCCTGATTACAGGAGGGACCGGATCTTTCGGTCGGAAGTGCGTCGAGGTTATCGTCGGGAAATACAAGCCCAGGCGCCTCATCGTCTTCAGCCGCGACGAACTGAAGCAGTACGAAATGGCTCAGGTCTTCTCTGACCGCGAATATCCGTTCATTCGCTACTTCATCGGGGACGTCCGGGACAAGGAACGGCTGTGCCGTGCCTTTCACGGTGTCGATTATGTCATTCACGCCGCCGCCCTGAAGCATGTTCCCGTGGCCGAATACAACCCCTTCGAGGCCATCAAGACCAACGTGATTGGGGCTCAGAACGTGATGAACGTGGCCATCGACCAGGGTGTCCGAAAGATCATTGCCCTGAGCACCGACAAGGCGGCCAATCCGATCAACCTCTACGGCGCGACAAAATTGTGTTCGGACAAGCTGTTCATTGCAGGGAATGCTTACGTCGGCCACGACAAGACCGCCTTCAGTATTGTCCGGTACGGAAACGTGGTGGGCAGTCGCGGGAGCGTCATCCCGCTCTTCCTTTCCTTTCGGGACAAGGGCCTGCTCCCGATCACGGACCCGCGGATGACGCGTTTCTGGATCACCCTCGAAAAAGGGGTTGAATTTGTCCTTTCCTGCCTGGACCGAATGGTGGGCGGCGAGACCTTCGTTCCCAAGCTTCCGAGCATGAACATCATGGACCTGGTGAAAGCGATCGCCCCCGACTGCCCGGTGAAGATCATCGGAATCCGCCCCGGAGAGAAGCTTCACGAAGTCATGATTCCCAGGGATGACGCGCGGAAAACGCTGGAATTCGAAGACCACTATATCATCCAGCCGGACTTTCGATTCTGGTCGCGAAGGTTCAACGCAACCGAAGGGAAAGCGGTTGCCGAGGATTTCGAATACAACTCTGCGGACAACCCCTGGAAACTGAGCATCGAGGAGATGCAGGAGATGGTGAAGACACTGTGA
- the pseC gene encoding UDP-4-amino-4,6-dideoxy-N-acetyl-beta-L-altrosamine transaminase, whose translation MIPYGRQSIDEADIQAVVEVLRSDWLTTGPGVEKFEKAFARFVGARHAVAVSSGTAALHAAVYALGIGPGDEVIVPAMTFAATANCIVFQGGTPIFADVDPETLLIDPERVEDLITPRTKAIIAVDYAGQPCDYEALEGITRRHGLHLVDDACHALGAAYRGRSVGSLAGLSCFSFHPVKHITTGEGGMITTDDPELARRMRVFRNHGITTDHRERQARGAWFYEMTDLGYNYRLTDFQCALGLRQLEKLPDWNNRRRDIAAMYDEAFREMSAVSPLSVRPEVLHAYHLYVVRLRGVDRDVAFQAMRAAGIGVNVHYIPVHLHPFYRRQFGTGPGLCPVAESTYGQILSLPIFPGMTDDMVERVIDAVREVIGDSET comes from the coding sequence GTGATTCCATACGGCCGGCAGTCCATTGATGAGGCGGACATCCAGGCGGTTGTGGAGGTCCTGCGTTCCGACTGGCTGACGACGGGTCCCGGGGTGGAGAAATTCGAGAAGGCCTTTGCCCGGTTCGTCGGGGCGAGGCATGCCGTGGCGGTCAGCAGCGGGACAGCTGCGCTGCACGCGGCCGTGTACGCACTCGGTATCGGCCCGGGCGACGAGGTTATCGTTCCCGCCATGACGTTCGCCGCCACGGCCAATTGCATCGTTTTCCAGGGCGGAACCCCGATCTTTGCCGACGTGGATCCGGAAACGCTCCTGATCGATCCGGAGCGGGTGGAAGATCTCATTACGCCTCGAACAAAAGCGATCATCGCGGTGGATTACGCCGGCCAGCCCTGCGACTACGAAGCCCTGGAAGGAATCACGCGACGACATGGCCTGCACCTGGTGGACGATGCCTGCCACGCCCTCGGGGCCGCTTACAGGGGCCGTTCTGTGGGGTCCCTGGCAGGACTGAGCTGCTTCAGTTTCCACCCGGTCAAGCACATCACCACCGGCGAAGGGGGCATGATCACGACCGACGATCCCGAGCTTGCCCGGAGGATGCGGGTTTTCCGGAACCACGGCATCACTACGGATCACCGGGAGCGCCAGGCCCGAGGGGCATGGTTCTACGAGATGACGGACCTGGGCTACAATTATCGGCTCACGGACTTTCAATGTGCCCTGGGGCTCCGGCAGCTCGAAAAACTTCCCGACTGGAACAACCGTCGCCGTGATATCGCCGCCATGTACGATGAGGCTTTCAGAGAGATGTCTGCGGTATCGCCCTTGTCGGTCAGGCCGGAGGTACTCCATGCCTATCACCTGTACGTCGTCCGCCTCCGGGGGGTAGATCGCGACGTCGCCTTCCAGGCCATGCGGGCGGCCGGCATCGGCGTGAACGTGCACTACATTCCCGTGCACCTGCATCCCTTCTACCGCCGGCAATTCGGCACGGGGCCGGGCTTGTGTCCGGTCGCAGAGAGCACCTACGGACAGATCCTGTCACTGCCGATCTTTCCAGGGATGACCGATGATATGGTCGAAAGGGTCATAGATGCCGTTCGCGAAGTCATTGGTGACTCGGAAACATAA
- a CDS encoding glycosyltransferase family protein encodes MKTVAIIQSRMGSSRLPGKVMADILGKPMLSHVVTRVSRARRIDLVTVATSTLSSDNPIAEYCAGANTPCFRGSEHDVLDRIYRAADHFEADIVVRLTADCPLHDPDIIDERVRILQEEDVDFVTGGLLETTFPEGLAAASFWMRVLEKTWREAKLQSEREHVTPYIFNNPDVFRIRIACLDRDLSHLRWTVDEPRDLEFVRAVYAYLGDTDFRMRDILDLLDRHPELNRINAGIKRIEGYFKSLEKDRSMEGPKS; translated from the coding sequence GTGAAAACCGTGGCGATCATTCAGAGCCGCATGGGCTCGTCAAGGCTACCCGGCAAGGTCATGGCGGACATCCTGGGAAAGCCCATGCTTTCCCACGTGGTGACGCGCGTTTCCAGGGCCCGGAGGATTGATCTTGTCACAGTTGCCACCTCTACCCTTTCGTCCGATAACCCCATTGCGGAATACTGCGCCGGTGCAAACACCCCTTGTTTCCGGGGAAGCGAGCATGATGTTCTGGACCGAATTTACCGGGCAGCTGATCATTTCGAAGCGGATATCGTCGTTCGTCTCACGGCGGACTGCCCTCTCCATGATCCGGACATCATCGACGAACGGGTTCGGATCCTGCAGGAAGAGGATGTGGATTTCGTAACCGGGGGTCTCCTGGAGACGACATTTCCCGAGGGATTGGCCGCGGCATCATTCTGGATGAGAGTGCTGGAAAAGACCTGGCGCGAGGCGAAGCTCCAGTCCGAAAGGGAACATGTTACGCCTTATATATTCAACAACCCGGACGTGTTCCGTATTCGCATCGCCTGCCTGGACAGGGATCTTTCCCACTTGCGGTGGACCGTCGACGAGCCGAGGGACCTGGAATTTGTACGGGCTGTCTATGCCTATCTGGGGGACACGGACTTCCGCATGAGGGATATCCTCGACCTGCTGGACAGGCATCCCGAGTTGAACCGGATCAACGCCGGAATCAAAAGAATTGAGGGATATTTCAAGTCCCTGGAGAAGGACAGATCGATGGAAGGGCCGAAAAGCTGA
- the pseG gene encoding UDP-2,4-diacetamido-2,4,6-trideoxy-beta-L-altropyranose hydrolase, whose amino-acid sequence MPRYLFRLDVSPQVGMGHLKRCLTLAEELKRQGADLFFLCRVQDMDLSPHFEPMASEWAACGWSLSPEEDAGEVVRYARQYRADAVVVDHYRADSSYQKVLLDGGIRWLQFDGAARWPIWADWVLNMSPAAGNTLYEPLRRRRETRFLLGPSYALLREEFRLRPPRDRENWPVRTILLTFGGGDDRGATIFCLDALRSLGRDIQKIVLLAGANPRQEEIRRWVQEEGSNTRLIMNATQTAPIMESADLAVMAGGMTVFETAALGIPALILQIAENQKMIAAAWQQSGYAVDLGPLEDLHAEVLMQKVSDMMNNTELRRAMSMAGRSMVDGLGAGRVARAFLTP is encoded by the coding sequence GTGCCTCGTTACCTCTTCCGGTTGGATGTGTCGCCACAGGTGGGGATGGGACACCTGAAGCGCTGCCTGACCCTGGCAGAAGAATTGAAGCGGCAGGGGGCGGACCTTTTCTTCCTTTGCCGGGTCCAGGACATGGATCTCTCGCCGCATTTTGAACCCATGGCTTCGGAATGGGCGGCCTGTGGTTGGTCCCTGTCCCCGGAGGAAGATGCGGGGGAGGTGGTCCGGTATGCCCGTCAGTACCGGGCGGACGCGGTTGTCGTTGATCACTACCGTGCTGATTCCTCCTACCAGAAGGTGCTCCTGGACGGCGGCATCCGGTGGCTCCAGTTCGACGGGGCGGCGAGATGGCCGATTTGGGCCGACTGGGTCCTGAACATGAGCCCGGCGGCCGGGAATACTCTCTACGAACCCCTTCGGCGGCGCCGGGAGACCCGTTTTCTTTTAGGGCCAAGTTATGCGTTGCTCCGGGAAGAATTTCGGCTCCGGCCTCCCCGGGACAGGGAAAACTGGCCAGTCCGGACGATTCTGCTGACGTTCGGAGGGGGCGACGACCGGGGCGCCACGATCTTCTGCCTGGACGCGCTGCGGTCACTTGGGAGGGACATACAGAAGATTGTCCTGCTTGCGGGCGCCAACCCGAGGCAGGAAGAAATCCGGCGGTGGGTTCAGGAGGAAGGCTCCAACACCAGGCTGATCATGAATGCAACACAAACGGCACCGATCATGGAGTCCGCCGACTTGGCCGTTATGGCCGGCGGCATGACCGTTTTCGAGACGGCCGCCCTGGGGATTCCAGCCCTGATCTTACAGATTGCCGAAAACCAGAAGATGATCGCGGCAGCCTGGCAGCAAAGTGGTTATGCGGTGGACTTGGGACCCCTCGAGGATCTTCATGCTGAGGTCCTGATGCAGAAGGTCTCGGACATGATGAATAACACGGAGCTTCGCCGGGCCATGTCCATGGCAGGCCGGAGCATGGTGGACGGTTTGGGGGCCGGTCGAGTTGCCCGGGCCTTTCTCACTCCCTGA
- a CDS encoding (Fe-S)-binding protein, with amino-acid sequence MRSRTKPWKPPGKDCGLCGEKTCREFISLVKKGIKKPEACVFFTGRVEEDSGIPKDLKKSSAHNVDFLGGTYDFVLKALPNEVSARKIVMPFRPDLVEKWKIKEGDCVVGRPMSAGCPVQHVLQVIKASKVTGVLDTWCVGPRFSRGMKVHDVEAYVMLGFEGIAEVVGRPPEFGRRQRFLPGFCMMNIAHTGVVNMLLNKSFGLHVRLEDIRFL; translated from the coding sequence GTGAGAAGCAGGACGAAGCCCTGGAAGCCGCCGGGTAAAGACTGCGGCTTGTGCGGCGAAAAGACGTGCCGTGAGTTCATAAGTCTTGTGAAGAAGGGAATCAAGAAGCCCGAGGCGTGCGTCTTCTTCACAGGCCGGGTGGAGGAGGATTCAGGAATTCCGAAGGACTTGAAGAAATCTTCAGCTCATAATGTAGACTTTCTGGGGGGAACATACGATTTTGTCCTGAAGGCCTTGCCGAACGAGGTTTCCGCCCGTAAAATCGTCATGCCCTTCCGGCCCGATCTCGTCGAGAAATGGAAGATCAAGGAGGGGGACTGCGTGGTCGGGAGACCCATGAGCGCCGGGTGCCCCGTGCAGCATGTCCTTCAGGTCATCAAGGCCAGCAAGGTGACGGGGGTTCTCGACACGTGGTGCGTGGGACCGAGGTTCTCCCGGGGCATGAAGGTTCATGATGTGGAAGCTTACGTCATGCTCGGCTTCGAGGGCATCGCAGAGGTTGTGGGCCGGCCACCCGAATTCGGCAGGCGGCAGCGGTTTCTCCCGGGCTTCTGCATGATGAACATCGCGCATACGGGCGTCGTCAACATGCTCCTGAACAAGTCATTCGGCCTCCATGTGAGGCTGGAAGACATCCGGTTTCTTTGA
- a CDS encoding NAD-dependent epimerase/dehydratase family protein, with the protein MNVLVTGAAGYIGSNLIVSLCGTSQCARVLAVDNFFSTGKALFESTLARLDPKKCSFHEADFFDLETMVPLLEQTDVMVHLAEEKEKKVYSEGTAITKKQVARWQKNVEGYRRLMEASVMCGVKRVVLGSWAGVYVAAARNHFSESDPLVPINQYYHQKISQEYYSKVFANEYLLDTVTLRISNVYGVGPEPRRWRVEGDPGVIPVMVASALKGGEVVVHNKGLQKRNFVYVGDVVDALVKAVLFRGSLSGNTFNICADEDIRIIDVARQIVSVCGATIRHLDMKWQKNIVQHPISNTRAGKVLGFRSTGNMQEKLEDMIEAVRTVGCES; encoded by the coding sequence ATGAACGTACTGGTGACGGGAGCGGCGGGTTATATCGGGAGCAATCTCATCGTGTCGCTCTGTGGAACATCCCAATGTGCCCGTGTGTTGGCGGTGGACAATTTCTTCTCCACGGGAAAGGCCCTTTTCGAATCGACGCTGGCGCGCCTCGATCCGAAGAAATGCTCGTTCCACGAAGCGGATTTCTTCGACCTGGAAACGATGGTCCCACTGCTCGAGCAGACCGATGTGATGGTGCACCTGGCAGAAGAGAAGGAAAAGAAAGTGTACTCGGAGGGGACCGCCATTACGAAGAAGCAGGTCGCCCGCTGGCAGAAAAACGTCGAGGGCTATCGTAGGCTTATGGAAGCCTCCGTCATGTGCGGCGTGAAGCGGGTCGTCCTCGGTTCGTGGGCGGGGGTTTATGTGGCGGCCGCCCGGAACCACTTCTCCGAGAGCGATCCCCTGGTTCCCATCAACCAGTATTACCATCAGAAAATCTCGCAGGAATATTACAGCAAGGTGTTTGCGAACGAGTATCTCCTGGATACGGTTACCCTGAGAATTTCCAATGTCTATGGGGTGGGTCCGGAGCCCCGGCGATGGCGAGTCGAGGGCGATCCCGGCGTCATACCTGTCATGGTGGCGAGTGCCCTCAAGGGAGGGGAGGTTGTCGTTCACAACAAGGGCCTGCAAAAGAGAAACTTTGTCTATGTGGGTGATGTCGTCGACGCTCTGGTGAAGGCGGTCCTGTTCAGGGGAAGCCTGTCCGGCAACACATTCAATATCTGTGCGGACGAAGACATACGGATCATCGATGTCGCCCGGCAAATCGTCTCCGTCTGCGGGGCGACGATCCGCCACCTGGACATGAAATGGCAAAAGAACATCGTCCAGCATCCGATTTCCAATACCCGCGCCGGGAAGGTCCTTGGATTCCGGTCCACCGGGAATATGCAGGAGAAGCTGGAGGACATGATTGAAGCAGTAAGAACTGTGGGTTGCGAGTCATGA
- a CDS encoding ATP-binding cassette domain-containing protein, whose protein sequence is MIIKKISVYPGFDKNGEKEGFEELKIVPGNTVSIVGPTGSGKSSLVNDIEMLTQDDTVTGRRIFINGKIPPASFRQDPSRNPIVLITQHTNFLADLPIDEFLRVHAKARNIGIEGTVERTIYLTNKLTGEKVHEKMRMTSLSGGQTRALMIADAIVIGQAPIVLLDEIENAGIFKKEAMEMVRSEGKIILFVTHDPVVALLCDIRLVMKNGGIVKIHRTTELERKARKRIIEQDILLSVVRERVRRGEVISF, encoded by the coding sequence ATGATCATCAAGAAAATCTCAGTTTATCCCGGATTTGACAAGAACGGGGAAAAAGAAGGCTTCGAAGAGCTGAAGATCGTGCCGGGCAACACGGTGTCCATCGTCGGACCCACGGGCAGCGGCAAATCCTCCCTGGTCAACGACATTGAGATGCTCACGCAGGACGACACCGTCACGGGGAGGAGGATCTTCATCAACGGGAAGATTCCCCCTGCTTCCTTCCGTCAGGATCCGTCCCGGAACCCGATTGTCCTGATTACGCAGCACACGAATTTCCTGGCCGATCTGCCGATTGACGAGTTCCTCCGGGTCCATGCAAAGGCCCGGAACATCGGAATCGAAGGGACGGTCGAAAGGACGATCTACCTGACGAACAAGCTGACCGGTGAAAAAGTGCACGAAAAGATGCGCATGACGTCCCTGTCGGGAGGCCAGACCCGGGCTCTCATGATCGCCGATGCAATCGTGATCGGCCAAGCGCCGATCGTCCTTTTGGACGAGATCGAAAACGCCGGGATCTTCAAGAAGGAAGCGATGGAGATGGTGCGGTCAGAGGGGAAGATCATTCTCTTCGTCACCCATGATCCCGTCGTTGCCCTTTTGTGCGACATCCGGCTGGTCATGAAGAACGGGGGCATCGTCAAGATCCACAGGACCACAGAACTGGAAAGAAAGGCCCGCAAGAGGATCATCGAGCAGGATATCCTGCTGAGCGTGGTCCGAGAAAGGGTCCGAAGAGGGGAAGTCATCTCTTTTTAA
- a CDS encoding GTP-binding protein: MKLMNFAGPPSAGKTAVIKNIIRKLYPRVKIAYLKIDVVMAFEKEELQREFADLPIQIVYAGDLCPDHASVMVMKDAIHWATREGSDLLIVESAGLCLRCSPYLNQGLGVIVLSMLGGMNSPLKMGPMVSLADVAVVTKIDLISQAEREVFREKIREVSRSIRIYEVNALQGTGTSRLLTEMDGMKDIDPSSLQLKGVPPLGVCTICIGKKDIGWDNHFGVIRKLEGADYLYRGE, from the coding sequence ATGAAGCTGATGAATTTCGCGGGACCGCCCTCCGCCGGAAAGACAGCGGTGATCAAGAATATAATCCGGAAACTGTATCCGCGGGTCAAGATAGCCTACCTGAAGATCGATGTTGTCATGGCGTTTGAGAAAGAGGAGCTGCAGAGGGAGTTCGCAGACCTGCCGATCCAGATCGTCTACGCGGGCGACCTGTGTCCGGATCATGCCAGCGTCATGGTGATGAAAGACGCAATCCACTGGGCCACCCGGGAGGGGAGCGATCTGCTGATTGTCGAGAGCGCCGGGCTGTGTCTCCGCTGCTCCCCTTACCTGAACCAGGGGCTGGGAGTCATCGTCTTGAGCATGCTGGGGGGAATGAACTCTCCCCTGAAGATGGGGCCGATGGTCAGCCTTGCCGACGTTGCCGTTGTTACGAAGATCGACCTGATCAGCCAGGCGGAGAGGGAGGTATTCCGGGAGAAGATAAGGGAGGTCAGCCGGTCGATCCGGATTTACGAAGTGAACGCCTTGCAGGGGACAGGCACATCGAGACTGCTCACGGAGATGGACGGAATGAAGGACATCGACCCCAGTTCGCTGCAGTTGAAGGGGGTTCCGCCGCTGGGGGTCTGTACAATCTGTATTGGCAAGAAAGACATCGGATGGGACAACCATTTCGGTGTGATCCGCAAACTGGAAGGGGCCGATTATTTGTATCGGGGGGAGTAA